A genomic stretch from Candidatus Aminicenantes bacterium includes:
- a CDS encoding DUF2142 domain-containing protein codes for MKPISAQASGPEPSRVFAFLAPIFGLLFLALTPPFQVPDEPEHYYRAYQLSEGGIVGRADRSSGVQRAGGFLPKSLKAAADLAMGDIAHNESVKANLAETRRALAIPLAPEEKTFIEFPSTVLYSPIPYLPQAAVAAAGRLVKAHPLILLYLMRLANLLAWLLLAGAAIRMTPIFKWVFLLLALAPMSLAQAASASADAVTNGAAFLFIALVLRAALEPEPAVGSRTRIAVAVLAAVVALGKPIYAVLPFFVLIIPAARLGGGKKKQAFTALVLAATIGLTAAWSLAASGTSVPLQAGVSAIGQVRYASAHPSIFLGALWHSLTVHVRDHFPEFIGQLGWLDVTLPLGLVWAYYLALIGTGLTDKTPGLVWSRGRRAFSLGLAAAGGLAVLLMIYAFWNPVGSPGIEGAQGRYFIPFGPLIFLALYNLRLPPLLRDSRPARLILAVFAAFAPALALLALVLRYYA; via the coding sequence ATGAAGCCGATTTCCGCACAAGCATCCGGGCCAGAGCCTTCCCGCGTCTTCGCCTTTCTGGCGCCGATCTTCGGCCTTCTCTTCCTCGCTCTCACGCCGCCCTTCCAGGTTCCGGACGAGCCGGAGCATTACTATCGCGCCTATCAATTATCCGAGGGGGGGATCGTGGGCCGGGCCGACCGAAGCAGCGGGGTCCAAAGAGCCGGAGGTTTTCTTCCCAAAAGCCTCAAGGCTGCGGCCGACCTGGCCATGGGCGACATCGCGCACAACGAAAGCGTCAAGGCGAACCTCGCCGAAACCCGGCGGGCGCTGGCCATCCCCCTGGCACCCGAAGAAAAAACTTTCATCGAATTTCCATCGACCGTTCTCTACTCGCCCATCCCCTACTTGCCGCAAGCCGCCGTCGCCGCCGCGGGCCGGCTCGTCAAGGCTCATCCTCTTATCCTGCTCTACCTGATGCGCCTGGCCAACCTGCTAGCCTGGCTCCTGCTCGCCGGCGCCGCGATCCGAATGACGCCGATTTTCAAATGGGTCTTCCTGCTCCTGGCGCTGGCGCCGATGTCCCTGGCCCAGGCGGCCTCGGCCTCGGCCGATGCGGTGACGAACGGCGCGGCGTTTCTGTTCATCGCCCTCGTCCTGCGGGCGGCATTGGAGCCCGAGCCGGCCGTCGGATCCCGGACGAGAATCGCCGTCGCCGTTCTGGCCGCGGTCGTGGCGCTCGGCAAGCCAATCTACGCCGTTCTGCCCTTCTTCGTCCTGATCATCCCCGCAGCCCGGCTGGGAGGCGGGAAGAAAAAGCAGGCCTTCACGGCGCTCGTGCTGGCAGCAACTATCGGCCTAACGGCCGCGTGGTCACTGGCCGCATCGGGCACCTCCGTGCCCCTTCAAGCCGGCGTATCCGCGATCGGCCAAGTCCGCTACGCTTCCGCGCACCCATCTATATTTCTGGGTGCGCTTTGGCATTCACTCACAGTCCATGTGCGGGATCACTTTCCCGAATTCATCGGCCAGCTCGGCTGGCTCGATGTAACCCTGCCGCTCGGCCTGGTCTGGGCATACTACCTCGCGCTCATCGGCACCGGGCTGACCGACAAGACGCCCGGACTCGTTTGGAGCCGGGGCCGGAGGGCATTCTCGCTGGGCCTGGCCGCGGCTGGAGGGCTCGCCGTCCTGCTGATGATCTACGCCTTCTGGAACCCCGTCGGCTCGCCGGGCATCGAGGGCGCCCAAGGACGCTACTTCATCCCCTTCGGCCCTCTCATATTCCTGGCCCTTTACAACCTTCGCCTGCCGCCGCTGCTTCGCGATTCGCGGCCGGCGCGGCTCATTTTGGCGGTCTTCGCCGCTTTTGCGCCGGCGCTGGCGCTCCTGGCCCTCGTTCTGCGGTATTACGCCTGA
- a CDS encoding HD domain-containing protein — translation MSRQAAGKDLLAAVRAEAKARLDDARGSHDWDHTERVLCLCLHIGRRERADLIVLRLAALLHDIGRAEEDRTNGRTCHAEAGAREARVILEKHGLPEATIASIVHCIGTHRYRKAARPETLEARILFDADKLDSIGAVGIGRAFLFAGEVGARMHDPAVDVEKTKPYTKEDTAYREFLVKLRHIRDRMTTAEGKRLARGRHAFMTAYFRRLNKETAGSV, via the coding sequence TTGAGCCGGCAGGCCGCTGGAAAAGATCTCCTCGCGGCCGTGCGGGCCGAGGCCAAGGCCCGCCTGGACGACGCCCGGGGCAGCCACGACTGGGACCACACCGAACGGGTCCTGTGCCTCTGCCTCCACATCGGCCGCCGCGAGCGGGCCGATCTGATCGTGCTGCGCCTGGCCGCGCTCCTGCACGACATCGGCCGGGCCGAGGAGGACCGCACCAACGGCCGCACCTGCCATGCCGAAGCCGGGGCCCGCGAGGCCCGCGTCATCCTGGAAAAGCACGGCTTGCCCGAGGCGACGATCGCCTCGATCGTCCACTGCATCGGAACCCATCGTTATCGCAAGGCGGCCCGGCCGGAGACGCTAGAGGCCCGGATCCTCTTCGATGCCGACAAGCTCGACTCCATCGGGGCAGTTGGGATCGGGCGGGCTTTCCTCTTCGCGGGCGAAGTAGGCGCCCGGATGCACGATCCCGCCGTCGACGTGGAGAAGACCAAGCCCTATACCAAGGAAGACACGGCCTACCGGGAATTCCTGGTCAAGCTGCGCCACATCAGGGACCGTATGACCACGGCCGAAGGCAAGCGCTTGGCCCGCGGGCGGCACGCCTTCATGACCGCCTACTTCCGCCGGCTGAACAAGGAAACGGCGGGAAGCGTCTGA
- a CDS encoding YdeI/OmpD-associated family protein, translated as MGGKSFSAKLVRMEGVGTWTYLKVPFDVEKAFGKGGPVKVKGTVDGIPFHSSLLPNGDGNHFMVVPKPVRDKAKVKIGDRVKVVVEPDAAPRLVEAPPDLAKAIARNKAAKQAWDGLAPSHRKAYIEWIVEAKKVETRARRVEKAAALMAEKKPLK; from the coding sequence ATGGGTGGGAAGTCGTTTTCGGCCAAGCTCGTTCGCATGGAAGGGGTGGGAACCTGGACCTATCTGAAAGTCCCGTTCGACGTGGAGAAGGCTTTCGGCAAGGGCGGTCCGGTCAAGGTCAAGGGAACCGTCGACGGCATCCCCTTCCACAGCTCGCTGCTTCCCAACGGCGACGGCAATCACTTCATGGTCGTGCCCAAGCCCGTCCGCGACAAGGCCAAGGTCAAGATTGGCGACCGGGTCAAGGTGGTGGTCGAGCCGGACGCCGCGCCTCGGCTCGTCGAAGCCCCGCCGGATCTAGCCAAAGCCATCGCCCGCAACAAGGCCGCCAAGCAGGCCTGGGATGGCTTGGCCCCTTCCCACCGCAAGGCTTACATCGAATGGATCGTTGAGGCCAAGAAGGTCGAAACGCGCGCCCGGCGTGTCGAGAAGGCCGCGGCGCTGATGGCCGAGAAGAAGCCTCTAAAATAA